In one Arvicanthis niloticus isolate mArvNil1 unplaced genomic scaffold, mArvNil1.pat.X pat_scaffold_1216_arrow_ctg1, whole genome shotgun sequence genomic region, the following are encoded:
- the LOC143441096 gene encoding uncharacterized protein LOC143441096, which yields MGQAVTTPLSLSMDHWSDVRDRGRLLSVVVKKGPWWTLCTSEWLIFNVGWPPRGTFDLPTIRAVRAVVFQEGSGSHPDHQPYITVWENLARYPPPWVELFLPPRQPSSRVLAVREGSTEGRPKPRQNEEGEPSTLPVSVSKIYPDIEEPPEWPTPLPPPYPSAPQPAPLPSAPELAPASRATGGPSAGTRSRHGATPVGPDSTVALPLRAVGPPPTGENELQLLQYWPFSSSDLYNWKVNHPPFSENPAGLTGLIESLMFSHQPTWDDCQQLLQTLFTTEERERILLEARKNIRDNQGRPATQAAIDEGFPLTRPPWDYHTATGREWLSIYRQALVAGLRGAARKPTNLAKVREVMQGATEPPSVFLERLMEAYRRYTLFDPMSEGQRASVIMA from the coding sequence ATGGGACAGGCTGTGACAACCCCTTTGTCTTTGTCTATGGACCATTGGTCGGATGTTAGGGACAGAGGACGCTTATTGTCAGTAGTTGTAAAAAAGGGGCCTTGGTGGACCCTTTGCACCTCTGAGTGGCTAATTTTCAATGTGGGATGGCCACCTCGAGGGACTTTTGATTTACCCACCATTAGAGCCGTTAGGgcagttgtttttcaggaaggaTCAGGGTCGCATCCAGATCATCAACCATACATCACCGTGTGGGAAAACTTGGCTCGTTATCCACCCCCGTGGGTCGAGCTTTTCCTCCCACCTCGCCAACCAAGCTCCCGGGTCTTGGCTGTGCGAGAGGGCTCCACAGAAGGAAGACCGAAACCACGTCAGAATGAAGAAGGCGAGCCCAGCACCCTGCCGGTGTCCGTTTCAAAGATATACCCTGATATAGAAGAACCCCCTGAATGGCccactcccctgcccccaccttacCCCTCAGCTCCCCAACCTGCACCCCTGCCCTCAGCCCCCGAACTGGCCCCAGCCTCCAGGGCCACAGGGGGGCCCTCAGCAGGTACTAGGAGCCGACATGGAGCCACTCCTGTAGGACCTGACTCCACCGTGGCGCTGCCCCTTAGGGCCGTTGGGCCGCCCCCAACTGGCGAGAATGAGCTGCAGCTCCTGCAGTAttggcctttttcctcctctgatctctataattggaaagttaaccatccccctttttcagaaaatcctgcaggactcacaggcctgatagagtccctgatgttttcccaccaacccacgtgggatgactgtcagcagctcCTACAGACACTGTTCACTactgaagagagggagaggattctCCTTGAGGCTCGGAAAAATATCCGAGATAATCAAGGACGCCCCGCCACTCAGGCTGCTATAGACGAGGGGTTTCCCTTGACCCGTCCTCCGTGGGATTACCACACGGCAACAGGTAGGGAATGGCTGTCCATTTACCGCCAGGCTCTCGTGGCTGGTCTCAGGGGTGCTGCGAGAAAACCCACCAATTTGGCaaaggtaagagaggttatgcaaGGAGCGACTGAACCCCCCTCTGTGTTCCTAGAGAGGCTCATGGAGGCTTACCGTAGGTACACTCTTTTTGACCCTATGTCAGAGGGGCAGCGAGCTTCTGTAATCATGGCTTAA